One window of the Macaca thibetana thibetana isolate TM-01 chromosome 1, ASM2454274v1, whole genome shotgun sequence genome contains the following:
- the TP73 gene encoding tumor protein p73 isoform X1, with protein sequence MAQSTTTSPDGGTTFEHLWSSLEPDSTYFDLPQSSRGNNEVVGGTDSSMDVFHLEGMTTSVMAQFNLLSSTMDQMSSRAASASPYTPEHAASVPTHSPYAQPSSTFDTMSPAPVIPSNTDYPGPHHFEVTFQQSSTAKSATWTYSPLLKKLYCQIAKTCPIQIKVSTPPPPGTAIRAMPVYKKAEHVTDIVKRCPNHELGRDFNEGQSAPASHLIRVEGNNLSQYVDDPVTGRQSVVVPYEPPQVGTEFTTILYNFMCNSSCVGGMNRRPILIIITLETRDGQVLGRRSFEGRICACPGRDRKADEDHYREQQALNESSAKNGAAGKRAFKQSPPAVPALGPGVKKRRHGDEDTYYLQVRGRENFEILMKLKESLELMELVPQPLVDSYRQQQQLLQRPSHLQPPSYGPVLSPMNKVHGGMNKLPSVNQLVGQPPPHSSAATPNLGPVGAGMLNNHGHAVPANGEMSSSHSTQSMVSGSHCTPPPPYHADPSLVSFLTGLGCPNCIEYFTSQGLQSIYHLQNLTIEDLGALKIPEQYRMTIWRGLQDLKQGHDYGAAQQLLRSSNAAAISIGGSGELQRQRVMEAVHFRVRHTITIPNRGGPGAGPDEWADFGFDLPDCKARKQPIKEEFTEAEIH encoded by the exons GCCCAGTTCAATTTGCTGAGCAGCACCATGGACCAGATGAGCAGCCGCGCAGCCTCGGCCAGCCCGTACACCCCGGAGCACGCCGCCAGCGTGCCCACCCACTCACCCTACGCGCAGCCCAGCTCCACCTTCGACACCATGTCGCCCGCGCCTGTCATCCCCTCCAACACCGACTATCCCGGACCCCACCACTTCGAGGTCACTTTCCAGCAGTCCAGCACGGCCAAGTCAGCCACCTGGACG taCTCCCCACTCTTGAAGAAACTCTACTGCCAGATCGCCAAGACGTGCCCCATCCAGATCAAGGTGTCCACCCCACCACCCCCGGGCACCGCCATCCGGGCCATGCCTGTCTACAAGAAGGCGGAGCATGTGACCGACATCGTGAAGCGCTGCCCCAACCACGAGCTCGGGAGGGACTTCAACGAAG GACAGTCTGCCCCAGCCAGCCACCTCATCCGTGTGGAAGGCAATAATCTCTCGCAGTATGTGGACGACCCCGTCACCGGCAGGCAGAGCGTCGTGGTGCCCTATGAGCCACCACAG GTGGGGACAGAATTCACCACCATCCTGTACAACTTCATGTGTAACAGCAGCTGTGTCGGGGGCATGAACCGACGGcccatcctcatcatcatcacccTGGAGACGCGGGA TGGGCAGGTGCTGGGCCGCCGGTCCTTTGAGGGCCGCATCTGCGCCTGTCCTGGCCGCGACCGAAAAGCCGACGAGGACCACTACCGGGAGCAGCAGGCCTTGAATGAGAGCTCCGCCAAGAACGGGGCTGCCGGCAAGCGCG CCTTCAAGCAGAGCCCCCCTGCCGTCCCCGCCCTGGGCCCCGGCGTGAAGAAGCGGCGGCACGGAGACGAGGACACGTACTACCTGCAG GTGCGAGGCCGCGAGAACTTCGAGATCCTGATGAAGCTGAAGGAGAGCCTGGAGCTGATGGAGTTGGTGCCGCAGCCGCTGGTGGACTCCTatcggcagcagcagcagctcctaCAGAGGCC GAGTCACCTACAGCCCCCATCCTACGGGCCGGTCCTCTCGCCCATGAACAAGGTGCATGGGGGCATGAACAAGCTGCCCTCCGTCAACCAGCTGGTGGGCCAGCCTCCCCCGCACAGCTCGGCAGCTACACCCAACCTGGGGCCTGTGG GCGCTGGGATGCTCAACAACCATGGCCACGCAGTGCCAGCCAACGGCGAGATGAGCAgcagccacagcacccagtccATGGTCTCGGGGTCCCACTGCACTCCGCCACCCCCCTACCACGCCGACCCCAGCCTCGTCAG TTTTTTAACAGGATTGGGGTGTCCAAACTGCATCGAGTATTTCACGTCCCAGGGGTTACAGAGCATTTACCACCTGCAGAACCTGACCATCGAG GACCTGGGGGCCCTGAAGATCCCCGAGCAGTACCGCATGACCATCTGGCGGGGCCTGCAGGACCTGAAGCAGGGCCACGACTACGGCGCCGCGCAGCAGCTGCTCCGCTCCAGCAACGCGGCCGCCATCTCCATCGGCGGCTCCGGGGAGCTGCAGCGCCAGCGGGTCATGGAGGCCGTGCACTTCCGCGTGCGCCACACCATCACCATCCCCAACCGCGGCGGCCCCGGCGCCGGCCCCGACGAGTGGGCGGACTTCGGCTTCGACCTGCCCGACTGCAAGGCCCGCAAGCAGCCCATCAAGGAGGAGTTCACGGAGGCCGAGATCCACTGA